The proteins below come from a single Oncorhynchus kisutch isolate 150728-3 unplaced genomic scaffold, Okis_V2 scaffold854, whole genome shotgun sequence genomic window:
- the LOC116362607 gene encoding uncharacterized protein LOC116362607, with protein sequence MMDIEHEAFCKLRRSMHPTSPADIDPKVHSIVEKAVRSILGEQSNEPRSNLLSPSQVVVEVVPRLLLALWLQPEEGHSEHPILISGMAVGMVAAVVEKLSCMLKDPSPHIPFSRAAAFDSVRSILGRISQSFSTDDLQSPFYMSSVYGFVADEVQSCFQPPAATLPVPPVLTVAVSTTLPAGIQAEPISSLLEVVDVTPEERTLTMAVFATLPADIQAEDVAGVIPDVTPHVTKDVTLDVPCRARKGAVRRLFCRLWRAVCCCACHKEEEEQY encoded by the exons ATGATGGACATAGAGCACGAGGCTTTCTGCAAGCTCCGCCGCTCCATGCACCCCACCTCGCCAGCTGACAT CGATCCGAAGGTCCACAGCATCGTGGAGAAAGCTGTGAGAAGCATTCTGGGCGAGCAGTCCAATGAGCCCCGTAGCAACCTGCTCAGCCCATctcaggtggtggtggaggtggtgcccAGGCTCCTCCTGGCCCTGTGGCTTCAGCCAGAGGAAGGCCATTCAGAGCACCCAATCCTAATAAGCGGGATGGCCGTGGGCATGGTGGCGGCCGTAGTGGAGAAGCTCTCCTGCATGTTAAAGGACCCTTCCCCTCACATCCCTTTCTCCCGGGCTGCTGCTTTTGACTCTGTGCGGTCGATCCTCGGGAGAATCAGTCAGTCCTTCTCCACCGATGACCTGCAGAGCCCTTTTTATATGAGCTCTGTCTATGGCTTTGTAGCTGACGAGGTGCAGAGCTGCTTCCAGCCCCCTGCAGCCACCCTACCAGTCCCCCCTGTGCTCACGGTGGCCgtttccaccacactaccagctggcatccaagcag agcccatctcttccctcttggaGGTTGTGGACGTCACACCTGAAGAAAGGACTCTCACGATGGCCGTCTTCGCCACTCTGccagctgacatccaagcag AGGATGTTGCTGGGGTCATCCCGGATGTCACCCCACACGTCACCAAGGACGTAACACTGGATGTTCCATGCAGAGCTAGGAAAGGGGCAGTCCGGCGATTATTTTGCAGGCTTTGGAGGGCAGTGTGCTGCTGCGCCTGccacaaggaagaggaggaacaataTTAA